In Thiospirochaeta perfilievii, a single window of DNA contains:
- a CDS encoding type II secretion system F family protein: protein MIEYICRVVDDSGSIKEVIIKASSSEVLETTLQNKNLHLLSFKKSNGLSSTQLGYKLKPKELLIFTQTINMLISANLSINDVVEIAGKTLTDKKLIELCKDVTIRLNRGENFSETLKSLIPNLPILYQGLITVGERTGNLKLIIKQLNTYLEREKLFRDKLQSAMIYPIFILILTSIFSILFITVLLPQFNQMFSTLGDGLGSSLEERGQIVKSVIIGFLLLISSLLLLFRIEDLRMDRILLKLPLIGKIILENSSFTLVFSLSVLSQSYLNIEESLLYTQGVISNLYLKKEVSIIRDKIVGGESLSSAFKSSPFPVRISSFIKVGEKTGNLNSVLDDLSNYFFKESNKRVDGFMVIIDPLFTLLIGGVLFTLILLFILPLLTKMGGLL from the coding sequence ATGATAGAGTATATCTGTAGGGTTGTAGATGACTCTGGAAGCATAAAAGAGGTAATAATTAAGGCCAGTAGTAGTGAAGTTTTAGAGACAACACTACAAAATAAAAATCTCCATCTACTATCATTTAAAAAGAGTAATGGATTAAGTAGTACCCAATTAGGTTATAAACTAAAACCTAAGGAGTTACTAATTTTTACCCAAACCATCAATATGTTAATAAGTGCTAACCTCTCTATTAACGATGTAGTGGAGATAGCAGGGAAAACCTTAACAGATAAAAAACTTATAGAGCTATGTAAAGATGTAACCATTAGGCTAAACAGGGGGGAGAACTTCTCGGAAACCCTAAAGAGTTTAATCCCCAACCTACCTATATTATACCAGGGACTAATTACAGTTGGGGAGAGAACAGGAAATTTAAAACTAATTATAAAGCAGTTAAATACATACCTGGAGAGGGAAAAACTTTTTAGGGATAAGTTACAATCAGCAATGATATACCCAATCTTTATACTTATATTAACATCAATATTTAGTATTCTCTTTATCACAGTTCTACTTCCCCAATTTAACCAGATGTTCTCAACCCTTGGTGATGGATTAGGGAGTAGTTTAGAAGAGAGGGGACAGATAGTAAAAAGCGTTATAATTGGATTTTTACTCCTTATTTCATCTCTACTTTTACTATTTAGAATAGAGGATTTAAGGATGGATAGAATACTTTTAAAACTACCACTTATTGGGAAGATAATTTTAGAAAACAGTAGCTTTACCCTAGTCTTCTCCCTATCTGTACTATCTCAAAGTTATCTAAACATAGAGGAGAGCCTACTATATACCCAGGGAGTAATATCCAACCTCTACTTAAAAAAAGAGGTCTCTATTATTAGGGATAAAATAGTAGGAGGAGAGAGCTTGTCCTCTGCATTTAAAAGTTCCCCTTTCCCAGTAAGAATATCATCATTTATAAAAGTTGGTGAGAAAACAGGGAATTTAAACTCTGTATTAGATGATTTAAGTAACTACTTTTTTAAGGAGAGTAATAAAAGGGTTGATGGGTTTATGGTAATAATAGACCCCTTATTTACCCTATTAATTGGAGGTGTTCTATTCACCCTAATACTACTATTCATTCTACCTCTATTAACAAAAATGGGAGGGCTTTTATAA
- a CDS encoding carboxypeptidase-like regulatory domain-containing protein, protein MRKIIVILIGTLLLLSCKTTQIKNSGITTSLLGVVYDKKSNPVQNAIITITNTQGVVIKSVNTDIDGKFLIPELTFGSYLVGVSGDNFLDTTVDLDHYDIESILIIRLQSFSDLIYLLEEELKEKENSMALKTIEKLNKIDKKDIYFNYLKAIYLIKTDNKEEAINILKELKSGNYKYVDLLLEDLKDDKEVN, encoded by the coding sequence TTGAGAAAGATAATAGTAATTTTAATTGGAACACTACTTTTACTCTCTTGTAAAACAACTCAGATAAAAAATAGTGGAATAACAACTTCCCTTTTAGGTGTTGTATACGACAAAAAGAGTAACCCTGTTCAAAATGCAATAATAACCATAACAAATACCCAGGGAGTGGTAATAAAAAGTGTTAATACGGATATCGATGGGAAATTTCTAATCCCTGAGCTTACATTTGGTAGTTATTTAGTAGGTGTAAGTGGAGATAATTTTTTAGATACAACTGTAGATCTGGACCATTACGACATAGAGAGTATTCTAATTATTCGCCTTCAAAGTTTCTCTGATCTAATCTACTTGTTAGAGGAAGAATTAAAAGAGAAAGAGAATAGTATGGCTTTAAAAACCATAGAAAAACTAAATAAAATAGACAAAAAGGATATCTATTTTAACTATCTAAAAGCTATATATCTAATCAAAACAGATAATAAAGAGGAAGCAATTAATATTCTAAAAGAACTTAAAAGTGGTAACTATAAATATGTAGACCTATTATTGGAGGATTTAAAAGATGATAAAGAAGTTAATTAA
- a CDS encoding GNAT family N-acetyltransferase → MELFMGLEFKIFEETDIEVYTEIMKLAFNDDSKRHLNEESGGPPGYDNGSFLREFALHKDSVAYKVLKDDTPVGLIIVWIKSDGNNYLGNMFVNPKYQGRGIGFKMWKYIEAKYDKTKSWSTETPGFSKTNHHFYINKCGFYLVKIDNPMDKYNESYLLEKKYNR, encoded by the coding sequence TTGGAACTATTTATGGGACTTGAGTTTAAAATTTTCGAAGAGACGGATATCGAAGTCTATACAGAGATTATGAAATTGGCTTTTAATGATGATAGTAAGAGACACTTAAATGAGGAGAGTGGAGGGCCTCCAGGTTATGATAACGGGAGTTTTCTAAGAGAATTTGCCCTACATAAGGATAGTGTAGCGTATAAAGTCCTAAAGGATGACACCCCGGTAGGTCTTATTATTGTATGGATAAAAAGCGACGGAAATAACTACTTAGGAAACATGTTTGTAAATCCTAAATATCAGGGCCGTGGAATTGGCTTTAAGATGTGGAAGTATATAGAGGCAAAGTACGACAAAACAAAGAGTTGGAGTACAGAAACCCCAGGTTTTTCAAAGACAAATCATCATTTTTATATAAATAAGTGTGGGTTTTATCTAGTAAAAATCGATAATCCCATGGATAAGTATAACGAGAGTTATTTATTAGAAAAAAAATATAATAGATAA
- a CDS encoding GspE/PulE family protein has product MEKPSLDDYKIYLKDIKQFPIPYIKTNGIIKLKEDETSVIIGYTSKLPLKKKSGLNHLLKDKTLEYIQINQSELTSYISKSDSSLSGDTQQNLQENDLNRLAHDAPVINLVNSIIIDGINLNASDIHIEGYKNHIDLRFRVDGVLIEGDSIKKSLFPGISSRIKIMANLNIMERRVPQDGRVSVKLEDTSVDLRISIVPISSGESIVLRLFIKKDNLKSLEDLGYRGDNLNRLKMVTKYPHGLILITGPTGSGKTTTLNAMLQELNCREKKIITIEDPVEYNIPGVNQIEVKANINLGFSDILRRVLRQDPDVIMIGEIRDKETAELVIRASLTGHLVLSTLHTNDAISVISRLKDLGIPDYLITSVLRASFAQRLIRKTCNSCQGSGCKSCLDSGYKGRIAISEGFLLNNKIEELILDRAKPYQIKKHLISQGFIDLYKAGDSLVNCGLTTKSELQRILS; this is encoded by the coding sequence ATGGAAAAACCCTCCTTAGATGATTATAAAATCTACTTAAAAGATATAAAACAGTTCCCCATCCCATATATTAAGACAAATGGAATCATCAAGCTAAAAGAGGATGAAACAAGTGTAATAATTGGATATACATCTAAACTACCCTTAAAGAAAAAGAGTGGACTAAACCATCTTTTAAAGGATAAAACCCTGGAGTATATCCAGATAAATCAGTCTGAACTTACATCCTACATATCAAAAAGTGACTCTAGTTTAAGTGGGGATACCCAACAGAACCTCCAGGAGAACGACCTAAACAGATTAGCCCATGACGCCCCAGTTATTAACCTTGTGAACTCTATAATTATAGATGGAATTAATCTAAATGCATCGGATATCCATATAGAGGGGTATAAAAACCATATAGATTTAAGATTCAGAGTCGATGGAGTATTAATAGAGGGGGATAGTATAAAAAAGAGCCTATTTCCAGGTATTAGTTCAAGAATAAAAATAATGGCCAACCTAAATATTATGGAGAGAAGAGTCCCCCAGGATGGTAGAGTAAGTGTAAAATTAGAGGATACAAGTGTAGATCTAAGGATATCTATTGTGCCTATATCTTCTGGGGAGTCTATAGTACTAAGACTTTTTATTAAAAAGGATAACCTTAAAAGCCTAGAAGATCTTGGATACAGGGGGGATAACCTAAACCGATTAAAAATGGTTACAAAGTATCCCCACGGATTAATACTAATAACAGGCCCTACAGGATCAGGTAAAACAACAACCCTAAATGCAATGTTACAAGAGCTAAATTGTAGGGAGAAAAAAATCATAACCATTGAGGATCCTGTGGAATACAACATTCCAGGGGTTAACCAGATCGAGGTTAAGGCCAATATAAACCTAGGATTTAGCGATATTCTACGAAGAGTTTTAAGACAGGACCCAGATGTTATTATGATTGGGGAGATAAGGGATAAGGAGACAGCAGAGCTAGTAATTAGGGCATCCTTAACAGGTCACCTTGTACTATCTACACTACATACAAATGACGCTATTTCTGTAATAAGCAGGCTAAAGGATTTAGGAATTCCAGACTATTTAATTACCTCTGTATTAAGGGCTTCATTTGCCCAAAGGCTTATTAGAAAAACTTGTAATAGTTGCCAAGGATCAGGTTGTAAAAGCTGTCTAGATAGTGGATATAAGGGAAGAATTGCCATATCCGAAGGCTTCCTACTTAATAATAAAATAGAAGAGTTAATATTAGATAGAGCAAAACCCTACCAGATAAAAAAACACCTAATATCCCAAGGGTTTATCGACCTTTACAAAGCTGGGGACTCTTTAGTTAATTGTGGATTAACAACAAAAAGTGAACTACAGAGGATACTATCATGA
- a CDS encoding Rpn family recombination-promoting nuclease/putative transposase has product MPPLFRGKPIYIYLLLEFQSSVDKTMPLRFLRYILELSESYGKDKDTKSYPAVFPLLLYNGEDKWTANINPKELYAKTIPDKFIPSFEYYPIIINKIEKKTLLKIHNVVSAIFLLENASLKELHKAFDDLIILLKDSSPVEVDGFKIWLNSLLKDRNIDIDEEIIQQLDSPQEVLPMFAATLDRMEEEFTLRGIEKGIEKGIEKGLDKGKKEIAINLLKSNFGLENTSKMTGLTIEELKKLKID; this is encoded by the coding sequence ATCCCACCTCTCTTCAGAGGTAAACCTATTTATATTTATCTATTATTAGAGTTTCAATCTTCAGTTGATAAAACCATGCCTTTAAGGTTTTTAAGATATATACTAGAGCTATCCGAGAGTTATGGTAAGGATAAAGATACAAAATCATACCCTGCGGTATTCCCACTACTATTATATAATGGTGAAGATAAATGGACAGCTAATATAAACCCTAAAGAGCTATATGCAAAAACAATACCAGACAAGTTTATCCCTAGTTTTGAATACTACCCAATTATAATTAACAAGATAGAGAAAAAAACACTACTTAAAATACATAATGTTGTATCTGCAATATTTTTATTAGAAAATGCATCTTTAAAAGAGTTACATAAAGCATTTGATGACTTAATTATACTTTTAAAAGATTCATCCCCTGTTGAAGTTGATGGATTTAAGATATGGTTAAATAGTCTTTTAAAAGATAGAAATATTGATATAGATGAAGAAATAATACAACAATTAGATTCGCCACAGGAGGTATTACCAATGTTTGCAGCGACATTAGATAGAATGGAAGAAGAATTTACCTTAAGAGGTATTGAGAAAGGTATCGAGAAAGGTATCGAGAAGGGTTTGGATAAAGGGAAAAAAGAGATTGCAATAAACCTTTTAAAATCAAATTTTGGATTAGAAAACACTTCAAAAATGACAGGGTTAACCATTGAAGAGCTTAAAAAATTAAAAATAGATTAG